From one bacterium genomic stretch:
- a CDS encoding V-type ATP synthase subunit D has product MAETISPTRMNLLQRQNQVKLAQQGVDLLKKKRDALVADFFNIVRRALAAREKLTKSAEQSYTLLGLTKAVEGRETLEAVALADPRRLEVGIETKNVWGTRIPSIATNDVKRSPLARNADPAAVSARTIESADRFEDVVAALLEVAGTEITLRKIGEEIKKTTRRVNALEQVVIPRVRGEIRYIRDVLEQRAREDVFRLKRIKQKLESAKN; this is encoded by the coding sequence ATGGCGGAAACAATCAGTCCTACCAGAATGAACCTGCTGCAGCGCCAGAACCAGGTCAAGCTGGCGCAGCAGGGCGTCGATCTTCTGAAAAAAAAGCGGGACGCGCTCGTGGCGGACTTTTTCAACATCGTCCGCCGGGCGCTGGCCGCGCGCGAGAAACTGACGAAATCCGCCGAGCAGTCGTACACGCTGCTCGGTCTGACGAAGGCCGTCGAGGGCCGCGAGACGCTCGAGGCCGTCGCGCTCGCGGATCCGCGCCGGCTCGAAGTCGGCATCGAGACCAAAAACGTCTGGGGCACACGCATCCCCAGCATCGCGACAAACGACGTCAAGCGGTCGCCGCTGGCCCGCAACGCCGATCCGGCCGCGGTCTCGGCGCGCACGATCGAGAGCGCCGACCGGTTCGAGGACGTCGTCGCCGCGCTGCTCGAGGTGGCGGGGACCGAGATAACTTTGCGGAAGATCGGCGAAGAGATCAAGAAGACCACCCGCCGGGTGAACGCGCTCGAGCAGGTGGTCATCCCGCGCGTCCGCGGCGAGATCCGGTACATTCGGGACGTGCTCGAGCAGCGTGCCCGGGAGGACGTCTTTCGCCTGAAGCGGATCAAGCAGAAGCTCGAAAGCGCGAAGAACTGA
- a CDS encoding polynucleotide 5'-hydroxyl-kinase — MAGAIVGSPGIVMMLGATDVGKTTTATRLAGAAVRAGVPAAVVDGDTGQSDLGPPAAVGWGPVHGAVRRMAGIPLAGLWFVGDTSPQRVYRHLVEGALALTACARRQGAQIVIVDTTGWIEGAGAAAKLRKIRRLAPRHLVAIQRDREVEPILAHVPRDTVVHRLRPAPAVRRRSAEERRALREAKFGRYFDGSALFALDADDIALQRDTIYRGRWIPPSRVLAEVPPDALRYLLVGLADRRGTIMAMGTVADVDPAQRRIAVVAPPVPPRAVRFVQWGVLRVTPAGREAGRLSDVRGASA; from the coding sequence GTGGCCGGGGCCATCGTGGGCTCGCCCGGGATCGTGATGATGCTCGGCGCCACAGACGTGGGCAAGACGACCACCGCCACACGCCTGGCGGGGGCGGCCGTCCGGGCCGGGGTGCCGGCGGCGGTCGTGGATGGGGATACCGGTCAATCGGATCTCGGCCCTCCCGCCGCGGTCGGGTGGGGGCCGGTTCACGGCGCGGTGCGGCGGATGGCCGGGATACCGCTCGCCGGCCTGTGGTTTGTCGGCGATACGTCGCCACAGCGGGTCTATCGCCATCTCGTGGAAGGCGCGCTCGCGCTGACCGCGTGCGCCCGGCGCCAGGGGGCGCAGATCGTGATCGTCGACACGACCGGCTGGATCGAAGGCGCGGGCGCCGCCGCCAAACTCCGCAAGATCCGCCGGCTCGCGCCCCGTCATCTCGTCGCCATTCAGCGGGATCGCGAGGTGGAACCGATCCTCGCGCACGTGCCGCGCGACACGGTGGTGCATCGGCTGCGGCCCGCGCCGGCGGTCCGGCGGCGCTCCGCGGAGGAGCGCCGCGCGCTTCGCGAAGCGAAGTTTGGCCGATACTTTGACGGATCGGCCCTGTTCGCCCTGGACGCCGACGACATCGCCCTGCAGCGGGACACGATCTATCGGGGAAGATGGATCCCGCCGTCCCGCGTCCTCGCCGAGGTGCCGCCGGACGCCCTCCGGTATCTGCTCGTCGGTTTGGCCGACCGCCGTGGTACCATCATGGCGATGGGTACTGTCGCCGACGTGGACCCCGCGCAGCGCCGGATCGCCGTTGTGGCGCCTCCCGTACCGCCGCGCGCGGTGCGGTTCGTGCAGTGGGGCGTCCTTCGCGTAACACCCGCGGGGCGCGAGGCCGGCCGGCTCTCGGACGTCCGAGGGGCGTCCGCGTGA
- a CDS encoding DUF881 domain-containing protein: MKFFRGAAATGVRRWQVALTAVALVVGFVFTVQSRTEQSIETGLQVSSGRLGEVAYRYRAEDERQTAMRAEIADLRREIADDEQRAAADQRVTASLATELGMLRAAAGLTALRGPGLAVTITDSRRALRPGEDPNLVLIHYSDVRAVVNMLWAAGAEAVAVNDERIIATTGLSCVGTTILCNTRRMAPPYRIVAIGNQDTMMAAAQARGGILDQLRAFEFPVTVTTGTDLPVPAYGGGFVYRYAKPAGTGG; this comes from the coding sequence GTGAAGTTCTTCCGCGGCGCGGCCGCGACAGGAGTACGGCGCTGGCAGGTCGCGCTCACCGCGGTCGCCCTCGTGGTCGGGTTCGTCTTCACGGTGCAGTCGCGGACGGAACAGTCGATCGAGACCGGGCTTCAGGTCAGCTCCGGCCGCCTCGGCGAGGTCGCCTACCGGTACCGCGCGGAGGATGAGCGGCAGACGGCGATGCGTGCCGAGATCGCGGACCTCCGGCGGGAGATCGCCGACGACGAACAGCGCGCGGCGGCGGATCAGCGCGTCACCGCGTCGCTGGCCACGGAGCTCGGCATGCTGCGGGCCGCGGCCGGGCTCACCGCGCTGCGGGGTCCCGGGCTCGCGGTGACGATCACCGACAGCCGGCGGGCGTTGCGGCCCGGCGAAGATCCCAACCTCGTGCTGATCCACTACTCCGACGTCCGCGCCGTGGTCAACATGCTGTGGGCGGCCGGGGCGGAGGCCGTCGCCGTCAACGACGAGCGCATCATCGCCACGACCGGGCTCTCGTGCGTCGGCACGACGATCCTCTGCAATACGCGGCGCATGGCGCCGCCCTATCGGATCGTCGCCATCGGCAATCAGGACACGATGATGGCGGCCGCGCAGGCGCGCGGCGGGATTCTCGACCAGTTGCGCGCGTTCGAATTTCCGGTCACGGTCACGACCGGCACGGACCTGCCGGTGCCGGCCTACGGCGGCGGATTCGTGTACCGTTATGCGAAGCCGGCCGGGACGGGGGGGTAG
- a CDS encoding small basic family protein has translation MWLPILGLLAGLALGLLVSVQVPLSYVKYSAIAILASVDTILGGVRAQCERRFDLWVFLSGFVVNTVFAAALTALGDLLGLDIYLGAVIAFSIRIFNNIGFIRRDLLGLVWRDRPPEAEEPG, from the coding sequence GTGTGGCTGCCGATTCTGGGTCTGCTGGCCGGCCTCGCGCTCGGCCTGCTGGTCAGCGTCCAGGTCCCGCTCAGCTACGTGAAGTACAGCGCGATCGCGATCCTCGCGTCCGTGGACACGATCCTGGGGGGTGTCCGCGCGCAGTGCGAGCGGCGGTTCGACCTGTGGGTCTTTCTCTCGGGCTTCGTGGTCAACACGGTGTTCGCGGCGGCCCTGACCGCGCTCGGCGACCTGCTGGGGCTGGACATCTACCTCGGCGCCGTGATCGCGTTCAGCATCCGTATTTTCAATAACATCGGCTTCATCCGGCGCGATCTGCTGGGCCTGGTGTGGCGGGACCGGCCGCCGGAAGCGGAAGAGCCAGGTTAG